The genomic interval GAGCAGCTCCATCACCAGGTAGTAGCGTCCGTCCTCCGCCACGCCGAAGTCATGCACCGCCACCGTGTGCAGGCAGTGCAGGCTTGCCAGACGCTGAGCCTCGTCGAAGAAACGCTGACGCCGCTCCGCGTCGCGTGCCGTGTCCGCCTCCCCCGAGGGCTCGCGGTGCTTGATGAGCTTGAGGGCGGCGTCGCGCGCCAGCAGCGTGTGACGCGCTCGGTAGACCTCGCCCATGGCCCCCGCCCCGAGAGGTTCCAGCAGCTCGTAGCGACCAAGCTGGCGCACCTGCTCCTCGGCGCGCCGTGCCGCGCGCTCGGCGCGCAGCCGTTTGCGGCGATGGTTGGCGAGGCTGGACGACACGGCGAGCGCTCCGAGCAGGGCCACCAGCGTAAGCGCCCCCGTGGTCGCAGCACCCGTCAGCGCCTGACGCTGGGCGTCGGCGTAGAGCTCGCGTTCGGGTACCGCCGTGACCAACCACACCCGCTGGCCGGAGAGGTCGAGCACCTGCTGCGCGTCGTAGCGATAGGGTTGTCCCGTCACCTCCATGACCCTGGCCTCGCGTACGACGCCATCACGGAACGCCTCGCGGATCGCGACGCTGAGGGGGTCGCCCAGATCGCGCAGCGTCGGAGGTGGCTGCGCCTCCGACGACGGTGGTGCGACGCGCGCGCTGGTGTCGTCCGGGGTGCCACGAGACGCCAGCACCACCCCTTCGGAGGTCAGCACCAGCGTGCGCTGCCCAGGCACCAAGGGCTCGCCCAGCAGCCGAGCCAGCTCCACCGCGTCGAAGTCCACGGTGAGCACGGCGAGCAGCGGACGCTGCGGACCGGGCCCATACACGGGCTCCGTGCGTGTCACACCCGTGTGCCAGTGGGGCAGGAACGTGTAGGGCTCGGTCCACGCGCGCTGCCGCTCGCGCACGGCGAGCCGGTAGAACGGTCGGCGCCGCGGGTCGTAGTCCGTGGCCGTGCGCGGCCCAGCGTGGACGCGTGCCTCGTCGTCGAGCGTCAGGACCCACTCCTCGGCCACGCCGCGCCTCGTCGTGTCGCCGGGCGGCGTCGTCCCGCGGGACACCAACGCGCTCGCCTCCGCGTGGTAGCCGCCGTCCTCGTCGCGGGCCACGCCCACGAAGGTGCCGTTCGGGAGGCTCACGCTGATCCAGGTCACCCCCGTGCGCCCCGCAGCCAGGGCGTGCAGGCGAGGGACCAGCGCCTCCACCGGGTCGGCCCCGAGCCCGCCGCGCACGGTCGCCGCCAGCTGGTCCAGCAGCGGGTCGGCGACACCGAAGGCTTGCCCGAAGGTGAGCTCGAGCTGGTCCCGCCGCCCTGCGAGCCACGCGTCCGCTCGCCGCTGGCCGGCCTCTTTCAGCGTGACGTACGAAGACGCCGTGGAGAACACCCCGGCGGAGATCAGCAGCGCCGCGACCCCGCCCAGCAGCACCCAGCGCGACCCCAGGTGCTCGCCGACACGCGCCATCACCCGCGTCTGGGAGACGTCGTCGGGCGGCGCGGAGCTCGGTCGCTGCGGGATCCCCATGGGTGGCACCTGCGCTAGCGTACACTCGTCCGCGATGACCTTCGAGCTTCACCCCACCCTGGCCGCCGACAGCGTCTTCGTGTGCGCCCTGCCGCTCTCGGACGTGCGCCTGGTCCGTGACGCGCGCTACCCGTGGGCACTCCTCGTCCCGCGCGTGGTCGACGTGCGCGACCCGTACGAGCTGACCGAGGAGCAGCAGCTCGCGCTCACCCGCGAGTCGGCCGCCCTCAGCCGCGCGCTGGTGGGGCTCTACGCGCCGTTCAAGCTCAACGTCGCGGCCATCGGCAACATGGTGCCGCAGCTGCACGTGCACCACGTCGCGCGCTCGCCCGGCGACGAGGCCTGGCCACGCCCGGTGTGGGGGATCGGGGAGGCCCGCGCCTATGAAGAGGCAGCGCTCGCCGCCCGTGTGATGGAGCTACGCGCGGCGCTCGGCGCGTGAAGCGGCCAATCGCCCGGTCCTCGCGCTGACGATCACTGGGGACCCGGTGCTCAGCGCGTGAAGCGGCTGACGGCCTGGTACTCGACCTTGCGCTCCCCCAGCCGCGCGCGCACCCAGGCCTTGGTCTTGCGCCGCGCGCGCGCGTCGGCCCACGCGTCCACCTGCGGCACGCGCCGCCGCACGGTCTCGAACGCAAAGCGCGGCAGAAACTGCGCGGGCGGGTGCAGCGCCCACAGGCCTGGGCCGGGCAGCTTGTAGGCGAAGCGCGACTGAGGGGGCAGGAACCACGCGGCATAGCCCCGCTCGAGGCCGTGCTCGAGCGACTTGATGAGCGCGTCGCGCTTGCTGTCCGTGTCGGTGGGGCGAAAAGACTCGAGGTAGGACAGCGCCAGCTGGCGCCCGTCGTCGCCCGAGCCGCGCACGCCCTTGATCTCGCTCGCGTACAGCAAGCCGATGCCCTCCTCCGGCGTGCTCGGGTACCAGCGCGGCTGCACGCCCACCAGGTGCCCCACGTAGCGCCAGAAGTGCAGTAGCGCGACGATCTCTTCGCGTGGCACGCGGAACCCGAGGAAGCGCAGGCCATAGCCAGGCGCGACGCTGCCGCCCATCAGCGTGAGCAGCGCGTCCCCCTGGGAGATGGGCACGCCCCACGCCTCGAGGTCCCACCCCGGATGCGCCAAGAGCCGCCGCCGGACGAAGACGTGCATGAGGCGCACGCGCAGCGCCGTCTCGCGCCCTTTGCCGCCGGGGCGCAGGCCCCCGGGCTCGGCCACGTCGATCCAGAACGCCGCCGTCTCGAGGAAGCGGCGGTTGGCGGACTCGCCGTTGTAGGCGCCCGTGAACGACAAGGGCTTGGCCACGGAGTTCTCGCGGTAGCCGTGCAGCGTGATCACCCCCGCGAAGCTGTACAGGTACGTGCTGAAGCGCCGGAACACGCGCGCGCCCAGCTCCACCTGCTCCCAGTCGAGCCAGCTGGGCACCTGCTCGATCTCTGCGAACAGCCGCTTCAACGACTCGGGCGCGTCCGTCACACCGTCCAGCCCGTGGGCGAGCGCTTGGTCGACCATGGCGCGCCCGGCCTGCTGCCCGCGCGTCATGTAGACCTCGTCCACGAACGCCTCGGCCACGGGGTCGGCGTCGAAGTACGCCTCGGCGTACTTCTGGACCGCCTCGCGCGGCAGCCGCGGGTCGACGCCCAACACCCCCTGCAGCAAGCGCCGCAGGGCCTTGGCGTAGGGGCTGTCGAGCTGTTCCCAGTAGCGGAACTCGGTGGGTATGCGGGCGCCGTTCACGTTGCGAGTCCCGTCTCGGGTGTCAGTCGCAGGTGCCCTGCATCTGGCAGGCGCGCCACTGGGCACTACAGCGCTGCGTGAAGCAGTTGAAGCTGAGGCACGGCGGGAAGGTGAGGATCTGCTGGAACGCGCAGTTGAAGAACTGGTCCGCGAAGAACAGCGCGTCCGCGCACGCCCCGTTGCCGCAGCCGTTCACGCAGCTGGCGAGGTTGGTGGGCGGGAAGAGGCAGTTCACCGTGCAGGGCGCCACGTCCTCGCAGTCCTGGGGCGGGCAAGCCCCGCAGTCGCCAGGGCAGTTCGCGCAGTTCTCGAGCGACTGGCACACGCCGTTGCCGCACACCGAGCACGAGCCGCAGTCACGTGCACATCCGGCGCAGTCCTCCGTGGCCGAGCACACTCCGTCGCCGCACCCCATGCAGCGGCCGCAGTCCGCGGGGCAGTTGCTGCAGGTCTCGGGCGCCGTGCACGTGCCGTTGCCACACGTCGGGCAGAAACCGCAGTCGGGCGCGCAGGTGTTGCAGGTCTCGCCCTCGCCAGCGACGCAGAAGCCGTCGCCGCAGAAGCCGCAGGTCCCACAGTCACCGGGGCAGTTGGTGCAGCTCTCGCCCATCGAGCAGACGTTGTCGCCGCACACGACGCACGCGCCGCAGTCCGCTGGGCACGTGCTGCAGTTCTCGAGCGGGCCACACACGCCGTTCGGACAGGTCACGGGGCACATGCCGCAGTCCGTTGGGCACGTGTTGCAGTCCTCGTCGGCGGCGCACGTGCCGTTGCCGCACGTCGGGCACATGCCGCAGTCCATCGGACAGTTGGTGCAGGTCTCGCCCGCGCCGCAGGTGCCGTTGCCGCACGTCGGGCACATGCCGCAGTCCGCCGGGCACGTGCTGCACGTCTCGTCCGCGCTGCACGTTCCATCGGGGCACGTCACCGGGCACATGCCGCAGTCCGCCGGGCACGTGGTGCAGGACTCGCCCGCGCCACACACGCCGTTCGGGCACGTCGGACACGCCCCGCAGTCCGCTGGACACGTGGTGCACGTCTCGCCCGCGCCGCACACGCCGTTCGGGCACGTCGGGCACGCCCCGCAGTCCGCTGGGCAGCTCAGGCAGCCCTCGCCTGCGCCACACACGCCGTCGGGGCAGGTCGGGCACGCCCCGCAGTCCGCTGGGCAGCTCGAGCAGCTCTCGGCCACGGCGCACACACCGTCGCCGCAGAGCTCACATACACCGCAGTCCATCGGGCAGCTGGAGCAGTTCTCGGTGGGGCCGCACATGCCGTCTCCACACGGGGGGCACACGCCGCAGTCCGCCGGGCAGCTCTGGCAGCTCTCGTCGGCAGCGCAAGTGTTGTCGCCACAGGGCGAGCAGGGGCCACAGTCTACCGGGCAGGTGAGGCAGCTCTCGTCTGCGCGACAGATGCCGTCCCCACACGTGGGACAGGTTCCGCAGTCGCTGGGACAGGTGCTGCAATCCTCGCCAGCGTCGCAGCTGCCGTTGCCGCAGCTCATGCACTCACCGCAGTCCACTTCACAGGTCGTGCAGTTCTCGGCTGCACCGCACACGCCGTCGCCGCAGTCGGGGCACAGGTCGCAGTCGGCCGGACAGGTGAGGCAGGACTCGGTGTCGTCGCAGAAGCCGTTGCCGCAACCCATGCACTCGCCGCAGTCCACCTGACAGCTCACGCAGTTCTCGCCAAAACCGCACACGCTGTCGCCGCAGAAAGGCGGAGGCAGGTCAGGGATGTCCAGATCCGTCCCCATGTCGGGGACGCCACCGTCGGGGGTGGGGTCGGGCACCCCCAGGACGGAGCGGCCGCAGGCCGACAGGGTCAGCGCAAAGAGCCCAAAGAGGACAAGCGAAAGCAGGGGAAAGCGGCGCATCGAGACTCCACGAGAGCGATCGTCCACAGCGTAGACGATCCGAACGGGGGTGGCACGAAAGCGACCCCGAGGGTCGACCGAGTCCAGCCCGGGCCCCTTCGGGCGGGTAGTGACCGTGGCCGCGGGAGCGACGACACATGTCCCCAACCGGTGGGCTGTGCGGGGGAGTGGACGGTGGCCCCGGGCTTTGGTCTGATTCCGCATGACCGAGGTGGACCACGCGGGGCCGAGCAGGACGACGACAGGCGTGACGTACGGTTCGACGGGGCGCGCTGCCGCCCTGTTGGCCATGGCGCTCGGTTGGCTCTCGGGCTGGCCCGGGGCGGCCTCCGCCGGGAACGACGACGAGCTCCTGGTGGGGGACCAAGCCGCGCTCGCCGGTGGCGCCGTGACCGCCATGGCGGAGGGGGCGGGCGCGCTGGCCTACAACCCGGCGGGTGTGATGCGCGGCACGGACGAGAACCACATCGACGCCAGCGCCACCGTGTATGGGGTGCGGCGCTACGTCACGCGCGCCCTGCTCTCGCTGCCCACGCAGGCTGCCGACGGGGAGAGCTTCCTGGAGATCACCGTGGTGCCCAGCACGCTGGCCTACGTGCGGCAGCTGGGCCGCCTGCGCGTGGGCGTCGGCTTCTTCCAGCGTCGCGCCACGTCGCTCACGCTGCGCGCGAACGTCAGCGACGACAGCGCGGGTCAGCTCGACTGGCGCCTCACCATCGTCGACCGCAACCAGCTCTACGACGCGGTGGTGGGCACGGGCTTCTCGCCGCACCCGCGCCTGCACCTCGGGTTCGCGCTGCACGGCTTGGTGTCCAGCACCTCGGGCTTCATCGCGTTCGGGGGTGGGCTGGTGGACCCCGTCACCCGCCAGGCGGACTACGCGCTGAGCCAGTCGTTCCTGGTGTCGGCCACCACCGTCAGCGCGCGCGTGTCGGCCGGGCTGCAGTGGTCACCCACCGACGACGTGAGCGTGGGCGCCTCGATCGACTCCCCCGCGCGCACCCTCTACTCGTCCACCACGGTGGACTTCTCGGCGCAGCAGCAGTCCCCGACGAACAACGGGTTCGCCACCGACTCGGTCGACAGGACGGGCCTTGTGTACGAGCGCTTCCAACCCGCCCGTGTCCGCGTCGGCGTGGCGCTCGAGCGGCCATGGGGCTGGCTCGCGCTGGACGGCGACCTCCAGCCGGCCGTGCACCGCAGCGACCTGGACCGCAAGCTGGTCTGGAACCTCCGCGTGGGCGGCCTGTTCCGGGTGACCGACGTCCTGCAGGTGGGTGCCGGGCTGTTCACCGACCGCGCCTCCGAGCATCGCCCCGACTCGTTCGGCGAAGCACGGGTGCACGCCTACGGCGCGACCCTCGGGTTGCGCTTCATGAAAGACCGGCAGCTGGCGCCGGGGGAGGAGGCGCCGCGCCTACGCTTCGAGTCCACGTTCGCGCTGCGCTACGCCTACGGTGCGGGGCGCGTCGCGGGCCTCGACGTGGCGCCGGTGCCCGACGTCAACGACCCGAACGTGACGTCGCCGCGCATCTCGCCCATGCGCGTGCACGAGGTGAGCCTGTACATGGGGTCCCGCCTGAGCTTCTGACGCGCCCGGACGCGGCGGCGCGCTGCCGTCCGTGTCCGCCCCTGCCACGGCGAGTCGCGGGCTGCCTGCGTCACGTCGACGCCACCCCCGCCTCCACCGCGCGGGCTCCGATCGCCCCGTGGCAGAAGACCCGCACGATCTTGCCCGCCTGCGCCGAGAGGGGCTGACTGGTGTCGCCCTGCGCGATCCAGCGCGCGAAGTAGCCCTGCACCAAGCCCCACAGCACGTAGCCTGCCTCCTCGGGCGCCATGTCGGCGAGCGCGGGGTGGTCGGGGTACTCGGCGCAGGCCGACGCGAAGTAACCCGTGGAGAGCGCGGTGAAGTCCGGCGGCGGATCCTTCTCGTCGTCGCCCACCTCGGCCGGCGGCGGGGTCATCACCGCGACGATCTGCGTGCGGTGCTGGTCGATCCAGCTGAGCTGCTCGAGCAGGATGAACTCCAGGCGCTGCTCGAGCGACAGGCCCGCGGGGAGCGGCCGCTCGAACAGTTCGAGGATGCCGTGTGTGACCACGTCGAGGAGCGCGTCCCAGATGGCGCGCTTGCCCTTGAAGTAGCTGTACAGCGAGGCCGCGCCGAAGCCCGCCTCGGCCGCGATCTCCTGCACCCCGGCAGCGGCGTAGCCCTTCTTGGCGAACACGCTGGCGGCCGCGTCCAGGATGTCCTCGCGCGCGTGGGCGGCCGCGCGCTCCCGGCGGTTGCGCTTGGCGACGGCGCTCATGGCGTCACCTCGGCCGTCTCGTGTGGCGTCCGGGTGAACAGGCGCGCGACCCGCATGCGCATGCCCTCGAGCAGCGAGTACAAGACCGGCACCACCACCAGAGTGAGGATGGTGGAGGTGATCAGGCCGCCGATGATGACGATGCCCATCGGCGCGCGCACCTCCCCGCCGTCGCCGTGACCGATGGCGACCGGCAGCATGCCGAAGGTCATCGCGGCCGTGGTCATCAAGATGGGCCGCAGGCGCGTGGCCCCGGCGTTCTCGAGCGCCTCGGGGATGGACTGCCCGGTGGCGCGCAGCTGGATGGCGAAGTCGATGAGCAAAATGGCGTTCTTGGTGACCAGACCGAACAGCATGATGAGGCCGATCATCGCGAAGATGGTCATGGTGTTGCCGGTCACCAAGAGCCCGCCGAACGCGCCGATGAGCGAGAAGGGCAGCGAGCTCATGATGGTGAGCGGGTGCAGGAACGACTCGAACTGCGCCGCGAGGATCATGTAGACGCAGATCACCGCGAGGAAGATGGAGAGCAGCATGCTGGCCATGCTCTCTTCCATCATCTGGGCCTCACCGCCGAAGGCCGCCTGGATGTCCGCGCCGATCTCCTCGTTGGCGATGGCCTGCACCTCGGGCATGGCGTCGCCGAGCACCTTGCCGTTGAGGTTGGCGTAGATGGTGACCTGCCGCTGACGCGCCTCGCGGTCCACGCGGCTGGGGCCGCTGCTGAGCGTCACGTCGGCGATGATGCCGAGCGGCACGGGGCGACCCTGGCTGGAGATGACGTTGGCGCGCGCGGCGTCGTAGATGTTGCGGTTCTCCTCGGGGAGCCGCACCCGCACGTCGATGCGCTCGTCGCCGTCGGCTAGCTGCGTCGCGACGGTGCCTGCGAAGAGGGTGCGCGCGGTGGCGGCCACGGTGTCGGCCGAGATCCCGAGGTCGTCGATGACCGCCCGGCGCACGTCGACGCGCAGCTCGGGCTTGCCCTCGCGGAAGCTGGTGTCGACGTCGACGTAGCCCGGGATCTCGCGCAGGCGAGCCGCGATGCGGTTGCCCGCGGCCTGCAGCGCAGAGAGGTCGCCGCCGCGCAGGTTGAGCTGGATGGCCGCGTTGCGGCCGCTGCCGCCCGGGTTGTCGCCGGCCTGCTCGACCGCGACCGTGTACTCGGTGACCCCGGCGAAGCGCTCGCGCGCGAAGGCCATGATCTCGGTCTGGTGGTAGCCGCGCTGCTCGGGGGGCACCAACAGCACCAGCACGGTGGCCACGTTCTTCTGCTCTTGCGCGCCGCCGCCCACCGTCGTGAAGGTGGACGTGACGCCGGGGAGCTCGGCGAGCGCGTTGGCGATCTGCTGGGCGGCCTCGTCCGTCGCGTCGAGGTTCGAGCCCGGCGGGAGCTCGAGCAGCACGTTGAACTGCGACTTGTCCTCGATGGGCATGAACTCGAAGCCGAGGATGCCAGCGGCGCCGAAGCTGGCGAACAGCACGACGACGGCCGTGGCGAACGTGAGGAAGCGCTGGCGCAGCGCCAGGCGGATGACCTTGCGGTACAGGCTGTCGAGCCCGTTGAGCGCCTTCTCGATGAGCGCCGAGAGCCCCTTGCCGTGGCCGTGGTGCGCGCTGAGGAAGCGCGCCGAGAGCATGGGGGTGAGCGTGAACGAGACGAAGAGGGAGATGAGCACGGCCACCGCCACGGTCATGCCGAACTCGTAGAAGAACTGCCCGATCATGCCGTCCATGAACGCCACCGGCACGAACACGGCCACGATGGACATGGTGGTGGCGAACACCGCGAGGCCGATCTCGGCGGTGCCGCGCTGCGCCGCGTCCATGGCGGACTCCTTCAGCTCCGTGCGGCGGCGGACGATGTTCTCGATGACCACGATGGCGTCGTCGATGAGGATGCCGATCGAGAGCGACAGCGCCATGGTGGTCATCATGTTCAGTGTGAAGCCCATGATCTGGACGAACGCGAACGTGCCGACGACGGAGGTGGGCAGCGCCATGGCGCTGATGAGCGTGGCGCGCCAGTCACGGAGGAAGATGAAGATGATCAGGATGGCCAGCGCCGCGCCCAGCACGAGGTCGAGCTGCACCGTCTCGATGGACGACACGATGATGGTGGAGTTGTCCTGCACCAGCTCGATGGCGATGCCGGCTGGCGCGGAGGCCCGCAGCGCGGCCAGCTGCGCGTGCACCCCTTCGGCCACGGCCACGGTGTTGGCGTCGCTCTGCTTGATGAGGGCGACGGCGACGGCGGTGCGCCCGTCGAGGCGGGTGACGGACGCCTGCTCCTCGAAGCCGTCCACCACGCGGGCGACCTGCGCGAGCGAGACCGGGATGCCGTTGACGGTGGCGATGGTGGTGGCGCCCAGCTCGTGCACGTCCGCAAAGCGCGCGTCCGTGCGCAGCACCAGGTCCTGCCGACCGCGCCCCGAGTTGCCCGCCGGGACCTCGATGTTCTGGCGGCCGAGGGCGCTCACCAGGTCCTGCACGGTGAGCCGGTAGCCCTGCAGCGCCTGCAGGTCCACCAGCACCTCGATCTCGCGCGGCCGCAGGCCGATGAGCTGGACCTGACCGACCCCCTGCACGCGCTCGAGCTCGGGCTTGAGTTGGTTCTCGACGTAGTCGGAGAGCGCGCGCGCGTCTTCGCCGGAGACCGAGAGCTGCA from Sandaracinaceae bacterium carries:
- a CDS encoding protein kinase; its protein translation is MGIPQRPSSAPPDDVSQTRVMARVGEHLGSRWVLLGGVAALLISAGVFSTASSYVTLKEAGQRRADAWLAGRRDQLELTFGQAFGVADPLLDQLAATVRGGLGADPVEALVPRLHALAAGRTGVTWISVSLPNGTFVGVARDEDGGYHAEASALVSRGTTPPGDTTRRGVAEEWVLTLDDEARVHAGPRTATDYDPRRRPFYRLAVRERQRAWTEPYTFLPHWHTGVTRTEPVYGPGPQRPLLAVLTVDFDAVELARLLGEPLVPGQRTLVLTSEGVVLASRGTPDDTSARVAPPSSEAQPPPTLRDLGDPLSVAIREAFRDGVVREARVMEVTGQPYRYDAQQVLDLSGQRVWLVTAVPERELYADAQRQALTGAATTGALTLVALLGALAVSSSLANHRRKRLRAERAARRAEEQVRQLGRYELLEPLGAGAMGEVYRARHTLLARDAALKLIKHREPSGEADTARDAERRQRFFDEAQRLASLHCLHTVAVHDFGVAEDGRYYLVMELLDGLDLATLVERDGPQPAARVAHILAQVCASLAEAHDAGLVHQDVKPANVFLCRIADALDFVKVLDFGLARAVGEQGAPGEAPIIEGTPAFMAPEQVVGEAITPAVDLYGLGGLGFFLLTGKPPYQGANRHALFAQHVHGPLPTWPEHSVEHTPAALRELLLSCLAKRPAERPPSARVLGEQLARLATELEGEFDPEARVRWWAAYGHRGRAPGGAPPESMSVRLDILRSVRRRLAGR
- a CDS encoding HIT family protein; the protein is MTFELHPTLAADSVFVCALPLSDVRLVRDARYPWALLVPRVVDVRDPYELTEEQQLALTRESAALSRALVGLYAPFKLNVAAIGNMVPQLHVHHVARSPGDEAWPRPVWGIGEARAYEEAALAARVMELRAALGA
- a CDS encoding DUF2236 domain-containing protein, with the translated sequence MNGARIPTEFRYWEQLDSPYAKALRRLLQGVLGVDPRLPREAVQKYAEAYFDADPVAEAFVDEVYMTRGQQAGRAMVDQALAHGLDGVTDAPESLKRLFAEIEQVPSWLDWEQVELGARVFRRFSTYLYSFAGVITLHGYRENSVAKPLSFTGAYNGESANRRFLETAAFWIDVAEPGGLRPGGKGRETALRVRLMHVFVRRRLLAHPGWDLEAWGVPISQGDALLTLMGGSVAPGYGLRFLGFRVPREEIVALLHFWRYVGHLVGVQPRWYPSTPEEGIGLLYASEIKGVRGSGDDGRQLALSYLESFRPTDTDSKRDALIKSLEHGLERGYAAWFLPPQSRFAYKLPGPGLWALHPPAQFLPRFAFETVRRRVPQVDAWADARARRKTKAWVRARLGERKVEYQAVSRFTR
- a CDS encoding TetR/AcrR family transcriptional regulator, translated to MSAVAKRNRRERAAAHAREDILDAAASVFAKKGYAAAGVQEIAAEAGFGAASLYSYFKGKRAIWDALLDVVTHGILELFERPLPAGLSLEQRLEFILLEQLSWIDQHRTQIVAVMTPPPAEVGDDEKDPPPDFTALSTGYFASACAEYPDHPALADMAPEEAGYVLWGLVQGYFARWIAQGDTSQPLSAQAGKIVRVFCHGAIGARAVEAGVAST
- a CDS encoding efflux RND transporter permease subunit; the encoded protein is MKISDVSIARPVFTTMVISALVVFGVLLYTRLSVDLYPEVDFPIVTVTTVYPGASPETMEEQVTDPIEEAVNSLSGIRSLRSASVEGVSQVFVEFELGVPLDVAAQDVRDRVASVARDLPDAAEDSTVEKLDLGAAPILQLSVSGEDARALSDYVENQLKPELERVQGVGQVQLIGLRPREIEVLVDLQALQGYRLTVQDLVSALGRQNIEVPAGNSGRGRQDLVLRTDARFADVHELGATTIATVNGIPVSLAQVARVVDGFEEQASVTRLDGRTAVAVALIKQSDANTVAVAEGVHAQLAALRASAPAGIAIELVQDNSTIIVSSIETVQLDLVLGAALAILIIFIFLRDWRATLISAMALPTSVVGTFAFVQIMGFTLNMMTTMALSLSIGILIDDAIVVIENIVRRRTELKESAMDAAQRGTAEIGLAVFATTMSIVAVFVPVAFMDGMIGQFFYEFGMTVAVAVLISLFVSFTLTPMLSARFLSAHHGHGKGLSALIEKALNGLDSLYRKVIRLALRQRFLTFATAVVVLFASFGAAGILGFEFMPIEDKSQFNVLLELPPGSNLDATDEAAQQIANALAELPGVTSTFTTVGGGAQEQKNVATVLVLLVPPEQRGYHQTEIMAFARERFAGVTEYTVAVEQAGDNPGGSGRNAAIQLNLRGGDLSALQAAGNRIAARLREIPGYVDVDTSFREGKPELRVDVRRAVIDDLGISADTVAATARTLFAGTVATQLADGDERIDVRVRLPEENRNIYDAARANVISSQGRPVPLGIIADVTLSSGPSRVDREARQRQVTIYANLNGKVLGDAMPEVQAIANEEIGADIQAAFGGEAQMMEESMASMLLSIFLAVICVYMILAAQFESFLHPLTIMSSLPFSLIGAFGGLLVTGNTMTIFAMIGLIMLFGLVTKNAILLIDFAIQLRATGQSIPEALENAGATRLRPILMTTAAMTFGMLPVAIGHGDGGEVRAPMGIVIIGGLITSTILTLVVVPVLYSLLEGMRMRVARLFTRTPHETAEVTP